One window from the genome of Schistocerca piceifrons isolate TAMUIC-IGC-003096 chromosome 1, iqSchPice1.1, whole genome shotgun sequence encodes:
- the LOC124775627 gene encoding THAP domain-containing protein 2-like has protein sequence MKRDNWFPTTVSYLCSAHFEEKYMYHTNVQRRLLSKAVPTTFNFPPHLQKQDKVLRPQPRKRSFDNLQDSAVTVTSLAQMPVGPTSISADHNYCLPSPKKLKTQYNRVQAENVRLKKRIKQMKQLSETGRLFTQALASNAGHRTLAAHVACGRSCTLSDSESGVGASEAVRRLGLSTLKGGRVVRLASTGGYRRL, from the exons atgaagcgagacaactggtttcctactacagtcagttacctctgttcagctcattttgaagagaaatatatgtaccacacaaatgtccagaggcgccttttgtcaaaagcagtacctactacctttaactttccaccacatttacaaaagcaagataaagtattacgaccacaacccagaaagcgatctttcgacaatttgcaagatagtgctgttacagtgacatcattagcacaaa tgcctgtgggACCCACATctatttctgctgaccacaattactgtctaccaagccctaagaagttgaaaacacaatataacagagtacaagcagagaatgtgcgactaaagaagcggataaagcaaatgaagcaacttagt GAAACGGGCCGGCTGTTCACTCAGGCATTAGCGAGCAATGCTGGACACAGAACTCTAGCAGCTCACGTAGCTTGTGGCAGGTCATGCACGCTGTCTGATAGCGAGTCGGGAGTTGGGGCCAGTGAGGCAGTCCGCAGACTCGGCCTCAGCACTCTCAAAGGTGGACGCGTGGTTAGACTTGCATCCACAGGTGGCTATCGACGGCTGTAG